CGCAACCGATCATCAGACCGATTTTCTCAGCATCCAGTCCGATGCCTTTGAGCCACACGCTCCAGAATGGCAGATAGATGCCGTAACAGAAAAAATAGGTGAAGTAGCTGAGTCCCAGCCACTTTGCCGATCCGAGGGTCATATTGGCTCCGCAGGGTAATCGATACCGATCTAATAATTTTGTGCGGTACTTTGTCAGAGCGAATAGAAAAAGGGAATAAAAAAATGAGTGTTTAGTGTGAACACCAAACTGTGCCACATTACCTGCGACATTTATCTGTTGCTAAATGTCGCAGAGGTAATTAAACAAGGCAATAGAAATAATGTGTTGATTAAGATGAAAAAATACAGTTCTAATTAAAAGAACAAGACATTGTCTGATTGGTAAAATGGGAGGTACTCATATTCATTTTTTCCATATATTACTAAAAAAAGACTATGCCACTTTGCGGGAAATTTATTGAGGTTCACGCCACACGGGAAAAAGTTCAGGAAAACCCTCAATACTCAATTGAAAACCAGCATCACGATAGTGCCATCGCCGGAGAAGTGTTCGAGTACTAAATTTTGTACATTCAGCATAGCAGGGAAATTTCTCTCTATCGGCAATAACATGCAGTGAATTGAAGAGATCGTTCACTACACTGCTGCCACGTGAAGCGCGTTGTACGGCAAGAAGAAGAATATAGTAGTGGTAAGGCTTGCGGGGATGAAAATGCTCAAGACCGCGTGTATATGCTGCAACTTTTTCATAGTGTGAGCCACTCACTTCTCGTATTTTATTTTCCATAACAGCATAATCTTCATCATTAATTTCCATAGCACCGGGCCGAAGATAAACCAACGCCCCCTGATTGTTTTCGGCGAGCAACGTCCCACCATATTTACTGGCAAGATCAATATAAATTCGGAAGTAATTGCGCAGAAAATCAATACGTCCTTCCGGATCAGAAAACACAACTTTGTGTACGGGATCGTTATTAAATTCCATAGCCAGAAGGTCACATACACCGTCCAGCTCTGAAGTCCTCGCGTGCCTACATTTCATGATAAAATCCTTTTAGTAATCACAGGATAAATATTAATCTAATCAAATAGCTGCATTGATAATAAAAGCTAACAGACGTGATGCGTCCAAAAGTCACAATATTTAGATTGGGATATAGCCAGGGAACAATTTAACGTGCGAATCCAATTGATATGAAAGTACCTCCTGGTACTGAGAGAAGCAACTTGCATTATCATTGATACAACCTCAGTGTTACACCATATTTTATTTTCATATCAATAAATTATACATCCATATCATTAAATATTATTTTAAAAAAATCAGCAAAAATTCAGGTCAATGATAACCACTCGCCATCATTTCAATGATGGAGGGGAAATAATATTGAGTTCATTCCCTAAGCTAATAGCATGTTTTGCATTTTTTACACCCATTTTTTTGACCACCTTTCCCATATGGAATTTAATTGTACTAACGGAAACACCTAAAGCATTGGACACTTCAGCATAAGTCATTCCTTTACTGCACCAATAAAGTACTTCTGCTTCACGAGAAGAGAGTACATTACTATTAACTTCATTCTCTCCCTCATAGACATTGAGCAACATTTTATGGATATAAATCAACACTCCCTGAAGCTCATCATTATATTCCTCAATGAATTCATTGAAGTCAGCATCTAAAAACTTGTCTATAATAAAAAAACAGCATTGCCAGATTATTTTTATGGTCATGAAGAACAAAAGCATGCCCGCGGATAATATTATGAGTTTTTATTTTTTCAAAAACTCTCCTGACTGTCCAAATGGAGTTTATTTTCGCATCTTCATCCCAGGAAAAGGGTGAGAATCCACTTAATGCATTAACAATAAGAGGATCGATGTTCTGAAATTTGTTTTCAAGATAATTATCCACCACCTCATTAGGGAAATCACTAATAATGATCATTTCATCGAGATTTTTCTTGTTCAAAACTGAATATGCATAAGTCACCTTGCCATATTTATCCAGGCGCTTTTCTAAACACTCTTTTATATACTTATTTTTTTCGACATTTGAAAAAAAAACCTTTGCTCATTTTTAAGGCCCTCAATCGTTAATATCCAGGATAATTTCAAATATTAACCTATTAAACATATAGCACTTTTTGTTAAATCATCAAGACAGAACTAAAGACCAGTTACTATACCCAAGATCAGAACATTGTGAGAATGAGGAAATTTTCTGATTAGTTAGAAATTTCTGATAGCAACCCCAGAAACAAGATTATCTGGGGTTAAATCTTTGATAGGGAAATAAACGAGATGAAAAAGCTGTAATAAGGAATAGAAAGGCGGATTATCTGCCGCCATCAACGCTGAGGATTTGACCTGTGACCCAGTTCGCCCAGTCCGAGGCGAAATAAAGCACCGCGTGAGCAATATCGTCTGCCACACCCAGCCTTTTCAGGGCGATATTGTCGATCAACTGCTGCTGACCTGCACTGCCCAGCGCATCCCATTGCTTTTCCGTCGTCGGGTTGCTGCGAATGAAACCCGGCGCAACGTTGTTGACGGTGATGTTCCACGCGCCCAACTCGTGGGCCAGCTGACGCGTCAGACCAATTTGTCCGGCTTTGGCGCTGGCATAAGCCTGAATGCCGGTCAGGCTGACATCCAGTCCGGCGCGGCTGGAAATATTAATGATGCGGCCAAAACGGCGGGCTTTCATGCCGGTTACCGCCGCCTGTGACATCAAAAAGGCCGCATTCAGGTTGACTGCCACAATCGCCTGCCACTGGGCAAAGGTCACCGTTTCCAGCGGCTGCCCCACCTGGCCGACAACACCACCGGCATTGTTAACCAGCGTATCGACATCAATCTGCTGTGCTGCGAGCGAGCTGAACAGCGCGCTAATTGCCTCTGGCGAACTCAGGTCCACCACGCAGGCCAGCGCGTCGTTACCACATAACGCCGCCGTCTCTTCGACCGGCTCTTTCTGGATATCGCAGGCAATCACCCGTGCGCCGCGCGCGGCAAAGGCCAGACAAATAGCCCGACCAAATCCGTGTGCCGCACCGGTCACCAACACCTGGCGTTGCGAAAAATCAAAAGGGTTTTGCATCAGGCGGTTCCCGTTTGGTTAATTTCCAGCAACGCCAGCGTCGCGAGACTTTGCGGCAGCTCGCCGCGCTCAATCCGATGAATCAGCCGTACCAGCTGCGTAGTGAGGGGCATCGGCAGATCAAATCCACGACCAATATCAATAGCCGGGGCAATCTGCGCGTCAATTTCAGTCTGACGTTTCCGCACCGCCAAATCGCGCCAAATACCGGAGTGGGATTTGGCCGAGCGCCGGTTGTGCGCCACCATGTCCTCAAAAGATTGCCGGGTGTGTTCCGGGCTGGCATCGGGTAAAAATGCCGAAGGGTCAAAACCATCAAACCCTTCCAGTACGATATTCTGCGCGTGCGCCACGCTGCCAATTTCTCGCGCCAGCGCCGTCAGCACCGGACGAAAGCGCGGCATCGCCAGCACATCGGCAATGCTGTCGTCGGACAACGCAGTGGCAAACAGCAACGCGCCGTAAATCATTTTCGCCCACAGGAATCCCCAGATATTCGGGGTCAGGATCGCCGCAGCATCAAACTGCTGCAACAGCGCGTAGAGCGTTGCGGTCCGCGGTCGCGTCACGCCGTCCAACTCCCCTATCACCACCGCCCCGCGCCCACCGTGATGAATCACACCGGGTTCAAGGAAGTCTGCACCAAAGTTAAGGAAAGCCCCCACGGTGCGTTCGACGCCAATCACTTCGGCGATAACCCGTTCGTTGAGGCCATTTTGCATCGAGACCACAAAGCCGTCGGAGGCTAAATGTGGCGCAATCTGGCGGATGGCCGCCGCAGTGTGATGTGATTTCACCGCCAGCAGCACGCAGTGAAAACTGCCTTCGAGTTGTTCAGGGAGAAATGCCTGCGCCTGCACCACGTTGTCGCCGAGGGGGCCGGTGATGCGCAAGCCGTGCTGGTTGATGGCCGCCACATGTTCCGCGACGTTATCGACAAAAATCACCGGCTGTCCGGCGTCGATAAATGAAGCGCCTATTGCGCCGCCAATCGCGCCCGCCCCCCAAATAACCAGCGGAGCAGGTGTTTGCGGCTGAGTGACAACTGACATCGGTTTTTCCTCCGGGAAAGTTGCGCCTCAGCACGCTAAAGCGCGTCAATAATCTCGCGAATTTCCGCCAGCGCGGTTTGCCAGATCGCGAGCATTTCCTCATCAGCGCGCTGATAATAGCCACCGTAGTTGCCGTCGCCGAGGTAGGCTTTGGCGCGTGTCGGGTCCATTTTGCGCAGCGTCACCAGATCAACCAGCGGTTTCTGCTGTTCAGGCTGCGTCACCCCTGGCAAGCGCGTCCACGGAAAATTCTCCATCCACGACGCATGCGACGCTATCGGGTCAATGGACATCACTTTTTCCCAGGTTTTCGGCGCATTCCACCAGTTGTGTAATTGCACCGTCACCCCCGGGTTGTTCACCATCCATTCGCTGAAAATGTTTTGTGCCGGTGAGTTACCGCCGTGACCATTGATAAACAAAATGCGCCGAAATCCCTGACGTTTCAGGTTGTTCAGAATGTCATTCAGCAGGCAGATATAGGTTTGCATGCTGAGGCTGATGGTGCCGGGATAATCACTAAACGCGGGTGTCATGCCGAAAGGCATCACGGGAAAGACAGGAATGCCATAAGGCTCTGCGGCCTCGGTTGCCACTCTTTCTGCCAGAATCGAATCTACTGACAGGCTTAACAGCGCATGCTGCTCGGTACTGCCGAGCGGCACAATCACCCTATCGTCAGTGGTCAGATAGTGTGCTAATTGCTGCCAGTTCATTTCACTGATCTTCATTACGGTCCCCGGTGTTGGACGCGTGTAAAATTTCCTGCTGCAGCAACGGGACAACAACCCGCTGGATTTCCCCTGCATCAGGTACGTGCCTGTATTCAAAAGAAGATTGTTTTTCTCCCAGCTGGGCGGTGAGTTCCTGAACGCCGGTGGCATACACCAGGGCGTCGGTCTCTTTTAATAATTCGCCAAGCCGGGGGTCATCGCTGTGAACCACCGTGACCTGAGTGACGTGTGGAGCAAAGCGCGCCACGCCATGCGTCATCAGCGCGGTAAATTCTGGAAAAATCGATACCACCAGCGTACGGGTCAGCGGTTCGAGCGAAGCCAGCGCGCGGCGCGTGGCTTCGGACGGAATAAAGCTGATGTTCAGCAAAGGCTGCCCCGGAAATATCTGGCTGACTTCACGCCGACGATGGGCAAAAGTCAGTAGCAAATCGGCGCTGGTCACGCGCTGGCGCAGTACCTCATCCTGTTTCAGGTCAGTAAGGGTCGTCGCTTCTACCACCGCGATGTCTCCCAGCGTTTCCGCGATGCAATCGGCGTAGTCCCGTGCCGCATCAATAAAATTGCCAATGAAAAAGACGGTTTTCTTCCTGAGCTGACGCTGCTTTTCGCCATAACGGCTGCTGACCAGCGTCCCGAGATCGGCGGCACTCAATCCCATCAACATGCCGCAACTGATAAAGGCATCCAGGTGCTGATGCAACTCATTGACATCATGCTCTGAAGACCCGAGCAACAACGATGCATCAGCGATAAAAGTTCCGGCACCTGGCTTGCTGTACACCAGTTCCGCCGCCCTTAACTCACGATAGACCTGCGCCACGGTCATCGGCGCGACGCCGACTAAATCGGCCATTTCGCGCACCGAAGGCAGCTGCTCGCCGGGCTTTAACGCACCAAAGGTGATGGCGTATTCAATGATGCCGCGTAACTGCGCCCCCAGCGGGATCGAAGATTCTCGGTCGAGGTGGAATTCCATTACCTACCCTGAAAGTGTACTGGTCTGTTAATACAATTATGCTGTTTTTTGCATCAACGCAAGTCGTTAACGCAAAAAATAATCATAAAATAACTTTTTGTTATAACCACATTGAATTTTTTTGCATTTTTTTTGCGCTAATCATTGACAGTTTGTGAGCAATTCTTCAATTATCGTACCAGTTAACTAGAACACAATCATCACCGCCATTTTTTGCAGGTTCCGTCTCCCTTCTTTTCAGGGTGACAAACCGGTGCCTGACAAGCATTTTTTTCTGACTCAACAGAGGGGCAAGGTAATGAAAGTTATGCCTAAATTAACGTTAATCGCCTTACTGGCAGCAAGTGCCTTCAACGCCCTGGCCGCACAGGCAGCAGAGGTAGTACAGCGCGGCGGAACCCTGACTTATGGTCGCTACGCTGACAGTAATTTCCTCGAACCGGTCCTGAACGAAAGCAATAACGATATCTGGATCCTCTCCAACCTGTATGACACCCTGCTGCTGCCAACCAACGATGGCAAGGGCATCAGACCTGGTCTGGCAACAGCGTGGAAGCTGGCAGCAGACGGTAAAAGCGTCACGCTTACCCTGCGCCCTGATACTAAATTCTCTGACGGCTCGCCCATCACCGCCGAAGACGTTAAATGGTCACTTGAACGTGCTGCCAAACCAGGTAACGGCGTATGGCAATTTCTGGTCAGCGCAATCGATAACGTCACCATCAGCGATCCTCATACCGTGGTGATCCACCTGTCGCATACCGATCCTGCCATCCTTACCGCGCTGACGGTGTTCAACACCGCGATCATGCCGGAGAAACAGTTCGAAGCGGAACCGGGTGCCACCGATCACGACAAAGCAGCGGCATTCGCCGAGCATCCGATTGGATCCGGCCCTTTTATGCTGAAGTCGTGGCAACATAACGCCACCATGACGCTGGTGCGTAACCCGTACTACTGGGAAAAAGGCGCGGATGGCAAAGCCCTGCCCTACCTTGACGGCATCAAGTTTGAAATCATTCCTGACGATGCTACCCGCATCCTGAAGTTGCAGTCC
This genomic stretch from Pantoea cypripedii harbors:
- a CDS encoding helix-turn-helix domain-containing protein, which codes for MTIKIIWQCCFFIIDKFLDADFNEFIEEYNDELQGVLIYIHKMLLNVYEGENEVNSNVLSSREAEVLYWCSKGMTYAEVSNALGVSVSTIKFHMGKVVKKMGVKNAKHAISLGNELNIISPPSLK
- a CDS encoding autoinducer binding domain-containing protein, which gives rise to MTYAYSVLNKKNLDEMIIISDFPNEVVDNYLENKFQNIDPLIVNALSGFSPFSWDEDAKINSIWTVRRVFEKIKTHNIIRGHAFVLHDHKNNLAMLFFYYRQVFRC
- a CDS encoding SDR family NAD(P)-dependent oxidoreductase; its protein translation is MQNPFDFSQRQVLVTGAAHGFGRAICLAFAARGARVIACDIQKEPVEETAALCGNDALACVVDLSSPEAISALFSSLAAQQIDVDTLVNNAGGVVGQVGQPLETVTFAQWQAIVAVNLNAAFLMSQAAVTGMKARRFGRIINISSRAGLDVSLTGIQAYASAKAGQIGLTRQLAHELGAWNITVNNVAPGFIRSNPTTEKQWDALGSAGQQQLIDNIALKRLGVADDIAHAVLYFASDWANWVTGQILSVDGGR
- a CDS encoding ketopantoate reductase family protein, with the translated sequence MSVVTQPQTPAPLVIWGAGAIGGAIGASFIDAGQPVIFVDNVAEHVAAINQHGLRITGPLGDNVVQAQAFLPEQLEGSFHCVLLAVKSHHTAAAIRQIAPHLASDGFVVSMQNGLNERVIAEVIGVERTVGAFLNFGADFLEPGVIHHGGRGAVVIGELDGVTRPRTATLYALLQQFDAAAILTPNIWGFLWAKMIYGALLFATALSDDSIADVLAMPRFRPVLTALAREIGSVAHAQNIVLEGFDGFDPSAFLPDASPEHTRQSFEDMVAHNRRSAKSHSGIWRDLAVRKRQTEIDAQIAPAIDIGRGFDLPMPLTTQLVRLIHRIERGELPQSLATLALLEINQTGTA
- a CDS encoding creatininase family protein — encoded protein: MKISEMNWQQLAHYLTTDDRVIVPLGSTEQHALLSLSVDSILAERVATEAAEPYGIPVFPVMPFGMTPAFSDYPGTISLSMQTYICLLNDILNNLKRQGFRRILFINGHGGNSPAQNIFSEWMVNNPGVTVQLHNWWNAPKTWEKVMSIDPIASHASWMENFPWTRLPGVTQPEQQKPLVDLVTLRKMDPTRAKAYLGDGNYGGYYQRADEEMLAIWQTALAEIREIIDAL
- a CDS encoding GntR family transcriptional regulator — its product is MEFHLDRESSIPLGAQLRGIIEYAITFGALKPGEQLPSVREMADLVGVAPMTVAQVYRELRAAELVYSKPGAGTFIADASLLLGSSEHDVNELHQHLDAFISCGMLMGLSAADLGTLVSSRYGEKQRQLRKKTVFFIGNFIDAARDYADCIAETLGDIAVVEATTLTDLKQDEVLRQRVTSADLLLTFAHRRREVSQIFPGQPLLNISFIPSEATRRALASLEPLTRTLVVSIFPEFTALMTHGVARFAPHVTQVTVVHSDDPRLGELLKETDALVYATGVQELTAQLGEKQSSFEYRHVPDAGEIQRVVVPLLQQEILHASNTGDRNEDQ